The Megalobrama amblycephala isolate DHTTF-2021 linkage group LG7, ASM1881202v1, whole genome shotgun sequence genome window below encodes:
- the LOC125272275 gene encoding uncharacterized protein K02A2.6-like, giving the protein MDQIFSLTPPGSFNFDEPSSWPQWMRRFERFRVASGLAEKPSAYQVNSLLYIMGEKSDDILNTLPLSEEEKKSYEEVKKALSEHFIGRHNVIYERAKFNSRFQQPGESAESFITDVYKLAEHCRYGDLHEEMIRDRIVVGIRDAKLSERLQLDPNLTLDKTITQVRQNEEIKRQQPIIRREKSEVKEVNVDAVVTKRTSKAKMTLQKAEGTVQRTQSFYNATPKIKQMDSCKRCGKSPQHPWKLCPAREAECRKCRKKGHFATVCRSVQRLEAIVDSSYDESAFLGTIQTQKQENMWQQKILVNKEPITFKIDTGAAVTAIPASLYSAEKQGKLKDSKKKILGPNSTPLKVMGTFSACLQKDKKRIWQDIYVVTDLVMPLLGLPAIQSLQLLQQVANIHKPGEQYKAMFPKVFSGLGKLEGSYKIKLSEGAVPYALSAPRRVPLPLVEKVKLELHRMEEMGVIRRIEEPTPWCAGMVVVPKPNGNIRICVDLTRLNENVCRERHILPAVDETLAQLEGAAVFSKLDATSGFWQIPLHEDSEPLTTFITPFGRYCFRRLPFGISSAPEHFQLRISQIIAGTTGALCHADDVLVFGKDQKEHNERLCEVLKKFEEAGLTLNDKCVFAVDRVKFLGHTISAQGIEADEDKIKAILNMPEPENVEGVRRFMGMVNYVGKFSPHLPTLTKPLRDLLRNDNTWTWDAQQKEAFAKVKKELSSPAILAQYSPNSETIVSADASSYGLGGVLMQKQKNGEWRPVVYISRSLTPTETRYAQIEKEALATTWACERLSAYLLGLEFTVHTDHKPLISLLGNRPIDDLPPRILRFRLRLLRYKYNIMYVPGKQLVTADALSRAPSGPEKSTENETLEDECRVFVDLIVQQIPATKTKLKQIQEMQNEDLTCQQLRQYTQKGWPDHQKTVSEHLVPYWSHRADIHVANGILLKGERIVIPKPMQREMLERLHQGHQGMTKCIARAQQSIWWPGVIRDVRELVERCDICCQHSQQKTEQLMPTPLPARPWQRVAADIFQWEGGHYLVVVDYFSRYIEVANLPKLITATTVERLKVIFARFGIPETLVTDNGPQFASCEFAEFSRDYDFKHVTSSPRHPQSNGEAERAVRTVKQMLRKNQDPQRALLAYRSTPLAHGISPAELLMGRRIRSTVPVPPKSLTPRWPDLKVFRRKDRMLKEKQQETFRSRHRAKNLPVIIPGQKVWIRTSKTTGTVRGEAATPRSYQVETEMGTLRRNRAHLTVLPEPTQQEVNVTVTRSGRISRPPERMDL; this is encoded by the coding sequence ATGGATCAGATATTTTCACTGACACCTCCGGGAAGTTTCAACTTCGACGAGCCTAGTTCATGGCCACAGTGGATGCGCCGCTTTGAACGATTCAGAGTAGCATCGGGCCTTGCAGAAAAACCCTCCGCCTACCAGGTAAACTCTCTTCTTTACATTATGGGGGAGAAAAGTGACGATATATTAAATACGTTACCCCTAAGCGAGGAAGAGAAAAAGAGTTATGAAGAAGTCAAGAAGGCTTTAAGTGAGCACTTTATCGGCAGACATAATGTTATTTATGAGAGAGCGAAATTCAACAGCAGATTTCAACAGCCTGGCGAATCAGCAGAGAGTTTTATCACGGACGTGTATAAGCTCGCGGAACACTGCAGATATGGCGACCTTCATGAGGAAATGATCAGAGACCGTATTGTAGTGGGCATAAGAGATGCAAAGCTCTCAGAGAGACTGCAACTAGATCCAAATTTGACATTGGATAAAACAATAACTCAGGTCAGACAAAATGAGGAAATAAAACGTCAGCAGCCAATAATAAGACGAGAAAAGTCCGAAGTAAAAGAAGTTAACGTTGATGCAGTCGTAACAAAGAGAACATCTAAAGCAAAAATGACATTACAAAAGGCAGAGGGGACAGTgcagagaacgcaaagtttttACAATGCGACTcctaaaataaaacagatgGATTCCTGCAAGCGATGCGGAAAAAGTCCACAACACCCATGGAAATTGTGTCCAGCTAGAGAAGCGGAATGcagaaaatgcagaaaaaaaggACATTTTGCTACAGTATGCCGGTCAGTTCAAAGACTCGAAGCGATCGTTGACAGTTCATATGATGAGTCTGCATTCTTGGGAACAATCCAGACCCAAAAACAAGAGAATATGTGGCAACAGAAAATACTGGTGAATAAAGAACCAATCACCTTTAAAATAGATACAGGTGCAGCAGTCACAGCTATTCCAGCATCTTTGTATTCAGCTGAAAAGCAAGGGAAACTCAAAGATTCCAAAAAGAAGATCCTGGGACCTAACAGTACTCCATTGAAAGTGATGGGTACGTTTAGTGCATGCCTGCAGAAGGACAAAAAGAGAATTTGGCAGGATATATATGTGGTAACGGATCTAGTGATGCCGCTGCTTGGACTGCCTGCAATTCAAAGCTTACAATTACTACAACAGGTAGCCAACATACACAAACCTGGAGAGCAGTACAAGGCAATGTTCCCCAAAGTTTTCTCGGGACTCGGAAAATTAGAGGGCAGCTACAAGATCAAACTGTCGGAAGGAGCCGTCCCGTATGCTCTATCAGCCCCACGACGAGTACCGCTACCGCTCGTGGAGAAAGTAAAACTGGAACTCCACAGAATGGAAGAAATGGGAGTCATTCGACGAATCGAAGAGCCTACTCCCTGGTGCGCGGGTATGGTTGTCGTGCCAAAACCGAATGGCAATATCAGGATTTGCGTCGATCTCACACGGTTGAACGAGAATGTGTGCAGAGAAAGACACATACTGCCAGCTGTAGATGAGACTTTAGCACAGCTAGAGGGAGCAGCTGTGTTCTCCAAATTAGATGCCACATCTGGGTTCTGGCAAATACCCTTGCATGAAGACTCCGAGCCTCTAACAACATTCATTACACCCTTTGGGAGATATTGCTTTCGGCGTCTTCCTTTTGGGATATCTTCAGCCCCGGAGCATTTCCAGCTCAGGATCTCTCAGATCATTGCAGGAACGACTGGAGCTCTTTGTCATGCAGACGATGTCCTAGTGTTTGGAAAAGatcaaaaagaacacaatgaGAGACTGTGTGAGGTGCTGAAGAAGTTTGAAGAAGCAGGACTAACACTGAATGATAAGTGTGTCTTTGCTGTTGATAGAGTGAAGTTCCTAGGCCATACCATAAGTGCTCAAGGGATCGAAGCAGACGAGGACAAGATTAAAGCCATCCTCAACATGCCTGAGCCAGAGAACGTGGAAGGTGTGAGACGTTTCATGGGAATGGTTAACTACGTCGGGAAGTTTTCACCTCATTTGCCGACTCTCACGAAGCCACTGAGAGACCTGTTAAGAAATGACAACACCTGGACATGGGATGCACAGCAGAAAGAAGCGTTTGCAAAAGTAAAGAAAGAACTCAGCTCACCAGCTATACTAGCACAGTATAGTCCGAACAGTGAGACTATAGTTTCAGCCGACGCTTCATCTTATGGTCTAGGCGGGGTGCTCATGCAGAAACAAAAAAATGGTGAGTGGAGGCCTGTCGTATATATCTCAAGGAGTCTAACCCCCACAGAGACACGATATGCACAAATTGAAAAAGAAGCTCTTGCGACAACATGGGCATGTGAGCGACTCAGTGCATATTTGCTTGGATTGGAATTTACAGTGCATACCGACCACAAACCCCTAATATCACTGTTGGGCAACAGACCAATTGATGATTTACCTCCAAGAATTCTTCGTTTCAGACTGAGGCTGCTCAGATACAAGTACAACATCATGTACGTTCCAGGAAAACAACTGGTCACGGCAGATGCGTTGTCACGAGCGCCATCGGGACCTGAAAAATCAACAGAAAACGAAACATTGGAGGATGAGTGCAGAGTTTTTGTGGATCTCATAGTTCAACAAATCcctgcaacaaaaacaaaactgaaacagATTCAGGAAATGCAGAATGAGGATCTAACCTGCCAACAACTAAGACAGTATACACAAAAAGGATGGCCAGACCATCAGAAAACGGTGTCGGAACATCTCGTGCCATACTGGTCTCATAGGGCAGATATCCACGTGGCAAACGGTATCCTACTGAAAGGAGAACGAATTGTGATTCCAAAACCCATGCAGAGAGAGATGCTCGAAAGACTTCATCAAGGTCATCAAGGAATGACGAAGTGCATTGCAAGGGCACAGCAATCTATATGGTGGCCAGGTGTTATAAGAGATGTAAGAGAGTTAGTGGAGAGATGCGACATCTGCTGTCAGCATTCCCAGCAGAAAACAGAGCAATTGATGCCAACACCTTTACCAGCGAGACCCTGGCAACGAGTCGCAGCTGATATCTTCCAATGGGAAGGAGGACATTATCTGGTGGTGGTTGACTATTTCTCGAGATATATTGAAGTTGCAAACTTGCCAAAACTCATAACAGCAACAACAGTGGAGAGGCTGAAGGTCATCTTTGCCAGGTTTGGAATCCCTGAAACACTGGTGACAGATAACGGTCCACAGTTTGCGTCATGTGAGTTCGCAGAGTTTTCCCGAGACTATGACTTCAAACATGTCACAAGCAGTCCACGTCACCCCCAGAGCAATGGAGAGGCAGAGCGAGCGGTGCGTACAGTAAAACAAATGCTGAGAAAGAACCAAGACCCTCAGAGAGCTCTTTTGGCCTACAGATCGACTCCATTAGCTCATGGGATCTCACCTGCAGAACTCTTGATGGGGAGAAGAATAAGGTCAACAGTCCCAGTTCCACCTAAATCTCTCACCCCAAGATGGCCTGACCTGAAAGTGTTCAGAAGAAAAGATAGGATGTTAAAAGAGAAACAACAGGAAACATTCAGATCTAGACACAGAGCGAAAAATCTACCAGTCATCATACCTGGACAGAAAGTGTGGATCAGGACATCGAAAACCACTGGAACGGTCCGGGGGGAAGCAGCAACGCCAAGATCGTATCAGGTAGAAACAGAGATGGGAACACTGAGAAGGAATCGAGCTCATCTTACTGTTCTTCCAGAACCAACTCAGCAAGAGGTCAACGTTACAGTGACAAGGTCAGGTAGGATTTCCCGTCCACCAGAAAGAATGGACTTATAA